The proteins below come from a single Larimichthys crocea isolate SSNF chromosome XIV, L_crocea_2.0, whole genome shotgun sequence genomic window:
- the coro1b gene encoding coronin-1B has translation MSFRRGVVRQSKFRHVFAQAWKAKHCIDDVRVSRVTWDSPLCAVNPKFIAVIIEAGGGGAFLVVPISKSGRIDQSCPTVCGHAAPVLEIQWSPHDDNIIASASEDCTVKVWQIPDEGLTSPMTEAIVTLEGHSKRVGILAWHPTAFNILLTAGCDNVICVWNVGTGELVYQLTDAHPDLIYSVSWNKDGSAVCTVCKDKALRVIDPRRGTVLKVKEKVHDGTRPMRAVFLSDGKILTTGFSRMSERQLALWDTKDLSEPMAVQEMDTSNGVLIPYYDPDTNMVYLCGKGDCTIRYFEVTDESPYVHFLSLYSSKEPQRGAGFLSKRGVDVNKCEIARFYKLHERKVEPISMTVPRKSDLFQGDLYPDTAGLEPALLADEWISGQDAPPLLVSLSGGYTAPTSKHRDTLRGKPQLVSQDSGTGAASSSAGSVAAPTSTSTSAAKETEEEVPQPRVSTKETDGNAERPKKEDDLLNELLAEMKALRAVVLAQSQRIELLERQLARIEDGDV, from the exons ATGTCTTTCAGACGAGGTGTGGTCAGGCAGAGTAAGTTCCGGCACGTCTTCGCCCAGGCGTGGAAAGCCAAGCACTGCATCGACGATGTCCGAGTGTCCCGCGTGACGTGGGACAGTCCCCTCTGTGCGGTCAACCCCAAATTCATCGCCGTCATCATCGAAGCCGGCGGAGGAGGAGCCTTCCTTGTTGTTCCCATCAGCAAG AGCGGCAGAATCGATCAGTCCTGTCCCACCGTGTGCGGCCACGCGGCCCCGGTGCTAGAGATCCAGTGGTCTCCTCATGATGACAACATCATTGCAAGTGCCTCAGAGGACTGCACAGTGAAG GTGTGGCAGATCCCAGACGAGGGCCTGACAAGTCCAATGACTGAAGCCATTGTGACCCTGGAGGGACACAGTAAAAGAGTGGGGATCCTGGCTTGGCACCCAACTGCCTTTAACATCCTGTTGACTGCAG gCTGCGAtaatgtgatttgtgtgtggAACGTGGGCACTGGGGAGCTTGTGTACCAGCTGACTGATGCCCACCCGGACCTGATCTACAGTGTCAGCTGGAACAAGGATGGCAGTGCTGTGTGCACCGTCTGCAAGGACAAGGCTCTGCGTGTCATCGACCCGCGAAGGGGCACCGTCCTCAAg GTGAAAGAGAAGGTCCACGATGGCACCAGGCCAATGAGAGCTGTGTTCCTCTCAGATGGGAAGATTCTTACCACAGGCTTCAGCCGTATGAGTGAGAGACAGCTGGCATTGTGGGATACG AAAGATCTCTCTGAGCCAATGGCAGTACAGGAGATGGATACGAGTAATGGGGTTCTTATACCTTATTACGACCCTGACACAAACATGGTCTACCTGTGTGGAAAG ggGGACTGCACCATCCGGTATTTTGAAGTGACAGACGAATCTCCGTACGTCCACTTCCTCAGCTTGTACAGCAGTAAGGAGCCTCAGAGAGGTGCAGGATTTCTTAGTAAAAGAGGTGTGGATGTCAACAAGTGTGAAATCGCCAG GTTCTACAAACTCCATGAAAGGAAAGTGGAACCAATTTCTATGACTGTACCACGAAAG TCAGATCTGTTCCAGGGAGACCTTTACCCGGACACAGCTGGCTTGGAGCCGGCTCTCCTGGCTGATGAATGGATTTCTGGGCAGGATGCACCACCCCTGTTGGTGTCTCTGAGCGGTGGGTACACAGCCCCTACATCCAAGCACAGAGACACCCTCCGAGGCAAACCCCAGCTCGTTTCGCAGGACTCTGGGACTGGGGCTGCCTCGTCCTCAGCAGGCAGTGTAGCAGCTCCCACATCGACGTCTACCTCTGCTGccaaggagacagaggaagaggtgcCACAGCCGCGAGTATCCACGAAGGAGACAGATGGAAACGCTGAGAGGCCGAAGAAAGAG GACGATCTCTTGAACGAGTTGCTCGCAGAAATGAAGGCTCTGCGTGCCGTCGTCCTCGCTCAGAGCCAGAGGATCGAGTTGCTGGAGAGGCAGCTGGCTCGGATCGAAGATGGGGATGTATGA
- the dtx4a gene encoding E3 ubiquitin-protein ligase DTX4a isoform X1, with amino-acid sequence MDAAPLCAGMHGGAAAGSRMLLASAVVVWEWLNEHGRWRPYSPAVCHHIEAVIRSDPRCGSVVLGQVDSRLSPYIIDLHSMHQFRQDTGTLRPVRRSFYDPTSAPGQGWLWEWENDAGSWTAYDTEVGIAIQAARDRQQPWLDLAPLGFCYLIDFESMTQINGQTQRCRRIQRRSDLAYPLVSGPLPKSHHAWGPMSMPSHGGLLGVDVSGVGMGIRMSSSGTGNGSAYPSGALPASAITSLGQPCACQQCMLVLSVKAGAMSTAHTLGRRPPQTKPPSPKISSHPIPGGSYSLTLPRPPSLSRSFSPHRTSIVGATGGYSVGGMGGPGGVGIVGGSGVGSATLGYGGGFTHSLSLLGSATAALSISSTRPPPPPLPPPPPPPPPPSTTLSSAAISPPHPSTSSSLSASCSAPTVPAPGPPLISTAASTCTPSPSARVLGPVSSSGAAACAAPLPPRSSLAGLSRPALQRIAMAQSRALIASGVPTVPVKNLNGSSPVHPALAGITGILMSAAGLPVCLTRPPKLVLHPPPVSKSDIKPVPGLGHCCRKTTKKQARKGKTPEEVVKRYLQKVRNPPEEDCTICMEALAGPSGYKGPGVGGISRAESVGRLAQCGHQYHLQCLVAMYNNGNKDGSLQCPTCKTIYGVKTGNQPPGKMEYHVIPHSLPGHPDCKTIRIIYNIPPGIQGPEHPNPGKPFTARGFPRHCYLPDSEKGRKVLRLLLVAWDRRLIFSVGTSSTTGESDTVIWNEVHHKTEFGSNLTGHGYPDPGHLDNVLEELKAQGITEEECLPRD; translated from the exons ATGGATGCAGCGCCGCTGTGCGCAGGGATGCACGGCGGAGCGGCGGCAGG GAGTAGGATGTTACTAGCGTCCGCCGTGGTGGTATGGGAATGGCTGAACGAGCACGGACGCTGGCGGCCCTACAGCCCGGCTGTCTGTCATCACATCGAGGCAGTCATCCGGAGCGACCCGCGGTGTGGTAGTGTTGTCCTCGGCCAGGTGGACTCTCGCCTCTCGCCCTACATCATCGATTTGCATTCCATGCACCAGTTCCgacaagacacag GTACCCTTCGACCGGTACGACGTAGCTTCTACGACCCCACCTCAGCGCCAGGCCAGGGCTGGTTGTGGGAGTGGGAGAACGACGCTGGCAGTTGGACGGCGTACGATACGGAGGTGGGCATCGCCATCCAGGCAGCACGCGATCGTCAGCAGCCCTGGCTTGATCTGGCGCCACTGGGTTTCTGCTACCTCATTGACTTCGAAAGCATGACCCAAATCAACGGGCAGACGCAGCGCTGCCGACGCATCCAGCGTCGCTCCGACCTGGCTTACCCGCTGGTGTCCGGGCCCCTGCCCAAATCTCACCACGCCTGGGGGCCCATGTCCATGCCCAGCCATGGAGGACTGCTCGGTGTGGATGTGTCCGGAGTAGGAATGGGGATCAGGATGAGCAGCAGCGGGACTGGAAACGGGAGTGCCTACCCCAGTGGGGCGCTCCCTGCCTCGGCGATCACTTCTTTGGGACAGCCCTGCGCCTGTCAGCAGTGTATGTTGGTGCTAAGCGTCAAAGCAGGCGCCATGTCGACGGCACACACTTTAGGTCGGAGACCTCCACAGACCAAGCCACCTAGTCCCAAAATCAGTAGTCACCCTATCCCAGGAGGGTCCTACTCACTAACCCTCCCTCGGCCTCCTTCCCTGTCGCGGTCATTTTCCCCCCACAGGACATCAATAGTTGGGGCGACAGGTGGATACAGTGTAGGTGGTATGGGTGGTCCTGGAGGTGTGGGTATAGTTGGTGGTAGTGGTGTTGGTAGTGCCACTCTTGGTTATGGAGGAGGCTTCACCCATTCTCTTTCCCTCCTTGGCTCAGCTACCGCcgccctctccatctcctccacccGTCCCCCACCTCcgcctctcccccctcctccgccgcctcctcctccaccctccaccaccCTCTCATCTGCCGCCATCTCTCCCCCTCACCCCTCCACCTCGTCCTCCCTGTCTGCCTCCTGTTCCGCCCCTACAGTGCCCGCTCCGGGccctcctctcatctccacagctgcctccacctgcacgCCCTCACCTTCTGCCCGAGTCCTGGGTCCAGTGTCTTCATCCGGTGCCGCTGCCTGCGCAGCTCCTCTGCCACCCCGGTCCAGCCTAGCAGGGCTGAGCCGACCTGCACTGCAGCGTATCGCTATGGCTCAGTCACGTGCCCTTATCGCCTCTGG aGTGCCAACAGTTCCGGTCAAGAACCTGAATGGATCAAGCCCCGTGCACCCTGCACTGGCAG GCATTACAGGCATCCTGATGAGTGCGGCAGGACTTCCTGTCTGCCTGACCCGCCCTCCCAAGCTGGTGCTTCATCCTCCACCTGTCAGCAAGAGTGACATCAAGCCTGTGCCCGGATTGGGCCACTGCTGTCGCAAGACCACAAAGAAACAGGCTCGCAAAG GCAAGACTCCTGAGGAGGTGGTGAAGAGGTACCTTCAGAAAGTCCGCAATCCCCCAGAAGAG GACTGCACCATCTGCATGGAGGCTCTTGCCGGACCATCCGGCTACAAAGGCCCCGGCGTGGGTGGCATCTCCCGGGCCGAGTCGGTAGGCCGCCTGGCGCAGTGTGGTCACCAGTACCACCTCCAGTGCCTTGTTGCTATGTACAACAACGGCAACAAGGACGGCAGCTTGCAGTGTCCCACCTGCAAGACCATCTACGGAGTCAAGACCGGCAACCAGCCCCCGGGTAAGATGGAGTACCATGTCATCCCCCACTCGCTACCCGGCCACCCAGACTGCAAAACCATCCGGATCATTTATAACATCCCTCCTGGCATCCAG GGCCCAGAGCACCCAAATCCAGGCAAACCCTTCACTGCCCGCGGGTTCCCCAGACATTGCTACCTCCCTGACAGTGAGAAGGGACGCAAG GTTCTGAGGCTTCTTCTGGTAGCGTGGGACCGCCGGCTCATTTTCTCCGTGGGTACGTCCAGCACCACCGGCGAGTCAGATACAGTTATCTGGAACGAGGTGCACCACAAGACGGAGTTCGGCTCCAACCTGACGGGCCACGGCTACCCCGACCCCGGTCATTTGGACAACGTCCTCGAGGAGCTCAAGGCTCAGGGCATCACAGAGGAGGAGTGCTTACCCAGAGACTGA
- the dtx4a gene encoding E3 ubiquitin-protein ligase DTX4a isoform X2, protein MLLASAVVVWEWLNEHGRWRPYSPAVCHHIEAVIRSDPRCGSVVLGQVDSRLSPYIIDLHSMHQFRQDTGTLRPVRRSFYDPTSAPGQGWLWEWENDAGSWTAYDTEVGIAIQAARDRQQPWLDLAPLGFCYLIDFESMTQINGQTQRCRRIQRRSDLAYPLVSGPLPKSHHAWGPMSMPSHGGLLGVDVSGVGMGIRMSSSGTGNGSAYPSGALPASAITSLGQPCACQQCMLVLSVKAGAMSTAHTLGRRPPQTKPPSPKISSHPIPGGSYSLTLPRPPSLSRSFSPHRTSIVGATGGYSVGGMGGPGGVGIVGGSGVGSATLGYGGGFTHSLSLLGSATAALSISSTRPPPPPLPPPPPPPPPPSTTLSSAAISPPHPSTSSSLSASCSAPTVPAPGPPLISTAASTCTPSPSARVLGPVSSSGAAACAAPLPPRSSLAGLSRPALQRIAMAQSRALIASGVPTVPVKNLNGSSPVHPALAGITGILMSAAGLPVCLTRPPKLVLHPPPVSKSDIKPVPGLGHCCRKTTKKQARKGKTPEEVVKRYLQKVRNPPEEDCTICMEALAGPSGYKGPGVGGISRAESVGRLAQCGHQYHLQCLVAMYNNGNKDGSLQCPTCKTIYGVKTGNQPPGKMEYHVIPHSLPGHPDCKTIRIIYNIPPGIQGPEHPNPGKPFTARGFPRHCYLPDSEKGRKVLRLLLVAWDRRLIFSVGTSSTTGESDTVIWNEVHHKTEFGSNLTGHGYPDPGHLDNVLEELKAQGITEEECLPRD, encoded by the exons ATGTTACTAGCGTCCGCCGTGGTGGTATGGGAATGGCTGAACGAGCACGGACGCTGGCGGCCCTACAGCCCGGCTGTCTGTCATCACATCGAGGCAGTCATCCGGAGCGACCCGCGGTGTGGTAGTGTTGTCCTCGGCCAGGTGGACTCTCGCCTCTCGCCCTACATCATCGATTTGCATTCCATGCACCAGTTCCgacaagacacag GTACCCTTCGACCGGTACGACGTAGCTTCTACGACCCCACCTCAGCGCCAGGCCAGGGCTGGTTGTGGGAGTGGGAGAACGACGCTGGCAGTTGGACGGCGTACGATACGGAGGTGGGCATCGCCATCCAGGCAGCACGCGATCGTCAGCAGCCCTGGCTTGATCTGGCGCCACTGGGTTTCTGCTACCTCATTGACTTCGAAAGCATGACCCAAATCAACGGGCAGACGCAGCGCTGCCGACGCATCCAGCGTCGCTCCGACCTGGCTTACCCGCTGGTGTCCGGGCCCCTGCCCAAATCTCACCACGCCTGGGGGCCCATGTCCATGCCCAGCCATGGAGGACTGCTCGGTGTGGATGTGTCCGGAGTAGGAATGGGGATCAGGATGAGCAGCAGCGGGACTGGAAACGGGAGTGCCTACCCCAGTGGGGCGCTCCCTGCCTCGGCGATCACTTCTTTGGGACAGCCCTGCGCCTGTCAGCAGTGTATGTTGGTGCTAAGCGTCAAAGCAGGCGCCATGTCGACGGCACACACTTTAGGTCGGAGACCTCCACAGACCAAGCCACCTAGTCCCAAAATCAGTAGTCACCCTATCCCAGGAGGGTCCTACTCACTAACCCTCCCTCGGCCTCCTTCCCTGTCGCGGTCATTTTCCCCCCACAGGACATCAATAGTTGGGGCGACAGGTGGATACAGTGTAGGTGGTATGGGTGGTCCTGGAGGTGTGGGTATAGTTGGTGGTAGTGGTGTTGGTAGTGCCACTCTTGGTTATGGAGGAGGCTTCACCCATTCTCTTTCCCTCCTTGGCTCAGCTACCGCcgccctctccatctcctccacccGTCCCCCACCTCcgcctctcccccctcctccgccgcctcctcctccaccctccaccaccCTCTCATCTGCCGCCATCTCTCCCCCTCACCCCTCCACCTCGTCCTCCCTGTCTGCCTCCTGTTCCGCCCCTACAGTGCCCGCTCCGGGccctcctctcatctccacagctgcctccacctgcacgCCCTCACCTTCTGCCCGAGTCCTGGGTCCAGTGTCTTCATCCGGTGCCGCTGCCTGCGCAGCTCCTCTGCCACCCCGGTCCAGCCTAGCAGGGCTGAGCCGACCTGCACTGCAGCGTATCGCTATGGCTCAGTCACGTGCCCTTATCGCCTCTGG aGTGCCAACAGTTCCGGTCAAGAACCTGAATGGATCAAGCCCCGTGCACCCTGCACTGGCAG GCATTACAGGCATCCTGATGAGTGCGGCAGGACTTCCTGTCTGCCTGACCCGCCCTCCCAAGCTGGTGCTTCATCCTCCACCTGTCAGCAAGAGTGACATCAAGCCTGTGCCCGGATTGGGCCACTGCTGTCGCAAGACCACAAAGAAACAGGCTCGCAAAG GCAAGACTCCTGAGGAGGTGGTGAAGAGGTACCTTCAGAAAGTCCGCAATCCCCCAGAAGAG GACTGCACCATCTGCATGGAGGCTCTTGCCGGACCATCCGGCTACAAAGGCCCCGGCGTGGGTGGCATCTCCCGGGCCGAGTCGGTAGGCCGCCTGGCGCAGTGTGGTCACCAGTACCACCTCCAGTGCCTTGTTGCTATGTACAACAACGGCAACAAGGACGGCAGCTTGCAGTGTCCCACCTGCAAGACCATCTACGGAGTCAAGACCGGCAACCAGCCCCCGGGTAAGATGGAGTACCATGTCATCCCCCACTCGCTACCCGGCCACCCAGACTGCAAAACCATCCGGATCATTTATAACATCCCTCCTGGCATCCAG GGCCCAGAGCACCCAAATCCAGGCAAACCCTTCACTGCCCGCGGGTTCCCCAGACATTGCTACCTCCCTGACAGTGAGAAGGGACGCAAG GTTCTGAGGCTTCTTCTGGTAGCGTGGGACCGCCGGCTCATTTTCTCCGTGGGTACGTCCAGCACCACCGGCGAGTCAGATACAGTTATCTGGAACGAGGTGCACCACAAGACGGAGTTCGGCTCCAACCTGACGGGCCACGGCTACCCCGACCCCGGTCATTTGGACAACGTCCTCGAGGAGCTCAAGGCTCAGGGCATCACAGAGGAGGAGTGCTTACCCAGAGACTGA
- the msantd1 gene encoding myb/SANT-like DNA-binding domain-containing protein 1 yields MATEDGFSYLLQGHSEKHRRAPNWTDGEMKALLYVWEEHHNELKMSKRNAKVYEKMSQRFFQLTGEQRFKEEIKMKITNMSFQYRRLKSTVNESGETPDWPYYKPIEKILSKPLENGRVNSSVEFQASAAGPSTSSQSTDNLVPLSEEGMMGFLPEYTGSSDEMEIKQELDSLSSDSEHTQGSSSHPTSARKRHANKHLSIKRKKLQIMQSMLQQQRRSSRAIEETCREVRRAIQQQNLLQVQCLQMQDRMMNLLEKMIQPPSATSASWGQSGVKDSGKP; encoded by the exons ATGGCAACAGAGGACGGTTTCAGCTACTTATTGCAAGGCCACAGTGAGAAACACAGGCGGGCCCCGAACTGGACTGATGGTGAAATGAAAGCTCTCCTGTATGTGTGGGAGGAACACCACAACGAATTGAAAATGAGCAAGAGGAACGCTAAGGTTTACGAGAAGATGTCCCAGAGGTTTTTCCAGCTGACCGGAGAGCAGCGTTTCAAAGAGGAGATCAAGATGAAAATCACCAACATGTCCTTTCAGTACAG GAGACTGAAATCAACCGTCAATGAAAGTGGGGAGACACCGGACTGGCCGTATTACAAGCCCATCGAGAAGATCCTCTCCAAGCCGCTGGAGAACGGACGGGTGAACTCCTCAGTGGAGTTCCAGGCCTCTGCTGCAGGTCCCTCCACTTCCAGCCAGTCTACAGACAACCTGGTGCCCCTGTCAGAGGAGGGGATGATGGGATTCCTGCCAGAGTACACAGGCTCTTCAGATGAAATGGAGATCAAACAAGAGTTGGACTCTTTGAGCTCTGACAGTGAGCACACACAGGGCTCCAG ctctCACCCAACTTCAGCCAGGAAAAGACATGCCAACAAGCACCTGTccataaagagaaagaaactgcAAATAATGCAGTCCATGTTGCAGCAACAGAGGAGGTCGAGTCGGGCCATAGAAGAGACGTGCAGGGAGGTTCGTCGAGCCatacagcaacagaacctccTCCAGGTCCAGTGTCTGCAGATGCAGGACCGTATGATGAACCTTCTGGAGAAGATGATCCAGCCTCCCTCCGCCACGTCGGCATCATGGGGTCAGAGTGGGGTTAAAGATTCAGGGAAGCCGTGA